One window of Desulfobacca acetoxidans DSM 11109 genomic DNA carries:
- a CDS encoding substrate-binding domain-containing protein, whose translation MEQHHDGWKRRDFLKTAALTLAGVAVPFTSAQTRQFSQTDLQVWSCGGLAEAMMPAHELYEQRTGVKISYTGAFAAALGKSLLGSAQTEVFCGRVLSLSQKLRQTGKMVYFKPLCFTSYVVVTPLGNPAGIRELKDLARPGIKVVLAPDASPPGGKAADLILKKAGLYEAVRKNAVVLGTCVQRTLEDIITGRGDASVVEFRLTKIPRFANKVEVIPIPDRLFPPGPLTFTVGVMQSAKDRTLADDYVDYITSPVGQAFFEKFGFIPAISAQGQELTEKLGVKDV comes from the coding sequence ATGGAGCAACACCACGATGGTTGGAAACGACGGGATTTTTTAAAAACGGCCGCTCTCACGCTGGCCGGAGTCGCAGTTCCTTTCACCTCGGCCCAGACCCGGCAGTTTTCCCAAACCGACCTTCAGGTCTGGTCTTGCGGTGGGCTGGCCGAGGCCATGATGCCAGCTCATGAGCTATATGAACAACGCACCGGGGTCAAAATATCCTACACCGGCGCCTTTGCGGCAGCGTTAGGGAAATCGCTCCTGGGCAGTGCTCAAACCGAGGTTTTTTGCGGCCGAGTCCTGAGCCTGTCCCAAAAACTCCGTCAGACCGGCAAAATGGTTTATTTCAAACCCCTGTGCTTCACCTCGTATGTTGTGGTAACCCCTTTAGGCAACCCGGCCGGCATCCGGGAATTGAAAGACCTTGCCCGTCCGGGTATTAAAGTTGTATTGGCTCCAGACGCCTCCCCACCCGGTGGCAAGGCCGCCGATCTCATCCTGAAAAAAGCCGGTTTATATGAGGCTGTTCGGAAAAATGCCGTTGTTTTGGGAACTTGCGTTCAACGAACTCTAGAGGACATCATCACTGGCAGGGGTGACGCCTCGGTAGTAGAATTTCGCCTGACCAAAATACCCCGTTTTGCCAACAAAGTGGAAGTCATTCCTATTCCCGACAGATTGTTCCCTCCCGGTCCCCTGACTTTCACCGTGGGCGTCATGCAGTCTGCCAAAGACCGGACCCTGGCCGATGATTACGTCGATTACATTACCTCTCCTGTTGGTCAGGCTTTTTTTGAAAAATTCGGGTTTATTCCCGCCATATCAGCCCAGGGACAAGAATTAACCGAAAAATTAGGAGTGAAAGATGTCTGA
- a CDS encoding 4Fe-4S binding protein gives MSEAITAAPSSPQTRAIPGTRLTIWRRLSQVVFLGILGQWSFYGIFRCPFLVPYVSCQNCPVITCHGAIFSMFWGFWLLLPVSALIFGRAFCGWACPGGLVTQLFGLLSNYRTQANGLWEKVAPYGKYLAIVICLYLYFGLGQPRSDIPIRVGGFFPSIGLTFEHADLSWLVRTAFVLSFLVLGLVLTNAWCRYVCPTGGLLEVIKPFSLFKVYKTRRCNLCGRCREVCYMETLPGEANCTNCGDCLNSCPRDAIKIGRRKQAP, from the coding sequence ATGTCTGAAGCGATAACCGCGGCGCCCTCCTCCCCTCAGACCCGCGCCATCCCCGGAACCAGGCTGACAATCTGGCGGCGGTTAAGCCAGGTGGTTTTTTTAGGGATCTTAGGCCAATGGTCCTTTTATGGCATCTTCCGTTGTCCTTTTTTAGTTCCTTACGTAAGCTGTCAAAACTGTCCGGTCATCACCTGCCACGGGGCTATCTTTTCCATGTTTTGGGGTTTCTGGCTGCTGCTGCCGGTTTCGGCCCTAATTTTCGGCCGGGCCTTTTGCGGCTGGGCTTGTCCAGGCGGCCTGGTCACCCAACTCTTCGGCCTGCTGTCGAACTACCGCACGCAAGCTAACGGTCTTTGGGAAAAAGTCGCCCCTTACGGAAAGTATCTGGCTATCGTCATCTGTCTCTATCTCTATTTCGGCTTGGGTCAGCCCAGGTCAGACATACCCATCCGGGTGGGCGGATTTTTCCCCTCCATCGGGCTGACCTTCGAACACGCCGACCTGTCATGGCTAGTTCGCACCGCCTTCGTTCTCAGCTTTTTGGTCCTGGGTCTGGTGTTAACCAATGCCTGGTGCCGCTACGTCTGCCCTACGGGGGGCCTCTTGGAGGTTATCAAGCCTTTCTCTCTGTTTAAAGTGTATAAAACCCGGCGCTGCAACTTATGCGGCCGGTGTCGGGAGGTCTGTTATATGGAAACCCTGCCGGGCGAAGCGAACTGTACCAACTGCGGCGATTGCCTGAATTCCTGTCCCCGGGATGCCATCAAGATCGGCCGCAGGAAACAAGCCCCATGA
- a CDS encoding PstC family ABC transporter permease, whose translation MVRRKKAGGTTSGIKHGLDHQMAPPLARALRRELWIKNLLAIAATIASLSVLVIFCFLVYFSAPLFGGGQLPHILSWQWRPFQGQFGILPMVVGSVCLSFSALALAFPLGLGLSGFVYLKSHQPIGRLVFSVVQFMTSIPTVVYGFVAVFLLIPLLRESFSGTSGYSWLAAGLILSLLILPTIVLLMHSQLSQVDANVRLATASLGLTRVQELLWVILPLSFRGMLAAGILGFGRALGDTLIALMLSGNAPQVPHSPLDAIRTLTAHIALVIATDSQSMAYYSIFASGLIIFSLTVAINLALRWLKSQSLSHEPDSHEK comes from the coding sequence ATGGTTCGGAGAAAAAAGGCGGGCGGAACAACTTCCGGCATCAAACATGGCTTGGACCACCAGATGGCACCGCCATTAGCCCGCGCCCTCCGCCGGGAGCTCTGGATCAAGAACCTTTTGGCCATCGCCGCCACCATTGCCTCGCTGTCAGTTTTGGTCATCTTCTGTTTTTTGGTATATTTTTCTGCACCGCTTTTCGGGGGAGGACAATTGCCTCACATTCTTTCCTGGCAATGGCGGCCTTTTCAGGGGCAATTCGGCATCCTGCCGATGGTGGTCGGCTCTGTCTGTCTTTCGTTCTCGGCCCTGGCACTGGCCTTCCCCCTGGGTCTGGGCTTAAGTGGTTTTGTCTATCTCAAAAGTCATCAGCCCATTGGTCGCCTGGTCTTCTCGGTTGTTCAATTTATGACCAGCATTCCCACCGTGGTTTACGGATTCGTGGCCGTTTTTCTGTTGATCCCGTTACTGCGGGAAAGTTTTAGCGGGACCTCCGGATATTCCTGGCTGGCCGCCGGGCTTATTCTCAGTCTGTTGATCTTGCCCACCATAGTCTTACTGATGCACAGCCAACTATCCCAGGTAGACGCCAATGTGCGTCTGGCCACCGCCTCCTTGGGGCTCACCCGCGTGCAGGAACTGCTCTGGGTAATCCTCCCTTTAAGTTTTCGGGGAATGTTGGCTGCCGGAATTTTGGGGTTTGGCCGGGCTCTCGGAGACACCCTGATCGCCTTGATGCTGTCCGGGAACGCCCCGCAGGTGCCGCATTCGCCTTTGGATGCGATCCGCACCCTGACGGCGCATATCGCCCTGGTGATAGCCACCGACAGCCAGAGCATGGCCTATTATTCCATCTTTGCCAGCGGGTTGATCATCTTCTCCCTCACCGTAGCCATAAATCTTGCTTTACGCTGGCTTAAATCCCAATCCCTCTCCCATGAACCGGACTCCCATGAAAAATAA
- a CDS encoding ExbD/TolR family protein: MKLHRHGPITEINMTPFVDIVLVILIIFLLTATVMMPRTFSICLPQATQADRLEKAVVIISIDQEGRIAINGIKVNQDNDFNQIFTAQVQGKEPQAVIAADKHTRHGRLIEVIDRLKCLQVQRIGIEVDQP; this comes from the coding sequence GTGAAGCTGCACCGGCACGGTCCCATCACCGAGATCAATATGACCCCTTTTGTCGATATTGTCTTGGTCATTCTCATCATCTTTCTCCTGACAGCGACGGTGATGATGCCTCGCACCTTTTCCATCTGCCTCCCCCAGGCCACCCAGGCCGACAGGCTGGAAAAGGCGGTCGTCATCATCAGTATTGACCAGGAGGGTCGGATCGCCATCAATGGTATAAAGGTCAACCAAGACAACGACTTCAACCAGATTTTCACCGCACAGGTGCAGGGCAAAGAACCCCAAGCCGTCATTGCCGCCGACAAACACACCCGGCATGGACGCCTCATCGAAGTGATCGACCGGCTTAAGTGCCTCCAAGTGCAGCGCATCGGCATCGAAGTGGATCAGCCCTAA
- a CDS encoding radical SAM protein: MNDSTADQLLRHPCFNANARHYFGRLHLPVAAGCNIQCGYCDRKYDCPNESRPGVTSQLLTPQEAIDHVEFILKNHPTISVVGIAGPGDAFHNPAVTLEVLARIRAAHPDIILCVSTNGLNLPDYVDYLSRLRVNFVTVTINTLTPAIGTRIYDYISHHGRIVQGPEAVTILTRLQLQAISLLKRKGLRVKVNTVIIPGINDADISLTAARLADYRVDLMNLIPLIPVPGTPLADIPPPSAALVQQLRWQAGKFVPQMTHCVRCRADAVGLLNQNNTLFDLTDTQTKESFG; the protein is encoded by the coding sequence ATGAACGATTCTACGGCAGACCAGCTCCTGAGACACCCTTGCTTTAACGCTAATGCCCGCCACTATTTCGGCCGCCTGCACCTGCCGGTGGCCGCGGGATGCAATATCCAGTGCGGCTATTGTGACCGAAAATACGATTGCCCCAATGAAAGCCGCCCGGGCGTGACCAGCCAGTTGCTCACACCACAGGAAGCAATTGACCATGTTGAATTTATCCTAAAAAATCATCCTACAATTTCAGTAGTAGGCATCGCTGGTCCCGGTGATGCTTTTCATAATCCGGCTGTCACCCTCGAGGTCTTGGCTCGCATCCGCGCGGCCCACCCTGATATCATCCTCTGCGTCTCCACCAATGGCCTCAATCTGCCGGATTATGTGGATTATTTGTCCAGACTGCGGGTGAATTTCGTTACCGTTACCATCAACACCTTGACACCTGCCATCGGCACCAGGATTTACGACTATATCTCCCACCATGGCCGTATTGTTCAAGGCCCAGAGGCTGTTACCATATTAACCCGGCTACAACTCCAGGCCATCTCCCTCTTGAAAAGAAAAGGCCTCCGGGTGAAAGTAAATACGGTGATCATTCCAGGAATCAATGACGCCGATATTTCATTGACCGCAGCTCGGCTAGCCGACTATCGGGTAGATCTCATGAATTTAATCCCTTTGATCCCGGTACCTGGGACCCCGCTGGCCGACATCCCGCCGCCATCAGCGGCCCTTGTGCAGCAGCTTCGTTGGCAGGCCGGGAAGTTTGTTCCTCAAATGACCCACTGCGTTCGCTGCCGAGCCGACGCCGTCGGACTGCTTAACCAGAATAATACTCTTTTTGACTTGACTGATACACAAACGAAAGAATCCTTCGGGTAA
- a CDS encoding energy transducer TonB, which yields MLDRVYIAEQVKHWGPAVLASLVMHGLALFVILAAPLALPPAKRVVQVEPICLTRLEPKPEGGGGGAPTSAPKPPQPEPQPIKPKPPEKKPVCKPPKKATPEPESIPKPLAMSRPVPSLPYPNVGSSSASAASGASAGSYRGRGGSGSGSGAGRGGSGSGSGTGRGSGSGTALQGYLHKVRSLLEKYKVYPPMARRRNEEGVVVLRFNISADGGIASVSVARSSGHNLLDQGATETVSRVGKFPPIPAELQKSSLRIEVPLSFRLQSS from the coding sequence GTGCTGGACAGGGTTTATATTGCCGAGCAGGTAAAACACTGGGGACCGGCGGTGCTGGCCTCCCTGGTGATGCATGGTCTGGCTCTCTTCGTCATATTAGCCGCACCATTGGCCCTCCCGCCAGCCAAACGGGTTGTACAGGTGGAACCTATCTGTCTGACGAGATTAGAACCCAAACCTGAAGGCGGCGGTGGCGGCGCGCCCACCAGTGCCCCCAAACCGCCCCAACCTGAGCCTCAACCGATTAAACCGAAACCGCCTGAAAAAAAACCGGTCTGCAAACCGCCTAAAAAGGCAACTCCCGAACCGGAATCCATTCCCAAACCCCTGGCCATGTCCCGCCCGGTCCCCTCGCTGCCTTACCCCAATGTCGGTTCCTCAAGTGCCTCAGCAGCGAGTGGCGCCAGTGCAGGATCGTATCGCGGCAGGGGCGGCTCCGGTTCGGGCAGCGGCGCCGGTCGAGGCGGTTCCGGCAGCGGCTCGGGCACCGGCCGGGGCTCCGGATCCGGCACTGCCTTGCAGGGCTATTTGCACAAGGTGCGCAGCCTGTTGGAAAAATATAAAGTTTATCCCCCCATGGCCCGGCGGCGGAATGAAGAGGGCGTGGTGGTGCTCCGCTTTAATATCTCCGCCGACGGCGGGATCGCCAGCGTGTCCGTAGCCCGGTCCTCAGGTCATAATCTCCTGGATCAAGGCGCCACCGAGACTGTCTCCCGAGTCGGCAAATTCCCCCCGATTCCCGCCGAACTGCAAAAATCCAGCCTGCGCATCGAAGTACCATTGTCCTTCCGCCTGCAAAGCAGTTAA
- a CDS encoding phosphate ABC transporter substrate-binding protein, with protein MFGIKSCAVFVFSSLFVFLLAAASAQDNPLQRFQGLQGNLDIAGGTAHIPVMKEAAMLIMKANPNIRITVAGGGSGVGIQKVGEGLVNIGNTGRAPSKDEIEKYGLKSFPFAIDGVAVAVHPKNPVSDLTPEKVQAIYAGAITSWKDLGGPNAPINLYTRDEASGTREVFWKKLLKKGPVAVKANVVPSNGAMKVAIAQDVNAIGYLGIGHVDKTVKAVKLNGVEPTQENAKSSVYPVVRQLYMNTKGDPTPLAQVFIDFILSPEGAQISRKHGYIPLQ; from the coding sequence ATGTTTGGGATAAAATCATGTGCAGTTTTCGTATTTTCATCGTTGTTTGTCTTTCTGTTAGCTGCAGCCTCCGCTCAGGACAATCCTTTACAACGCTTTCAAGGTCTGCAAGGCAACCTTGATATCGCTGGAGGCACGGCCCATATCCCGGTGATGAAAGAGGCAGCGATGCTCATCATGAAAGCCAATCCCAACATCCGCATTACCGTGGCCGGCGGCGGCTCCGGTGTGGGAATCCAAAAGGTCGGCGAAGGATTGGTAAACATCGGCAACACCGGGCGGGCCCCCTCTAAGGATGAAATCGAAAAATATGGATTAAAATCCTTTCCCTTTGCCATTGACGGCGTGGCGGTGGCAGTTCATCCAAAAAATCCGGTAAGTGACCTGACCCCGGAAAAAGTGCAGGCTATCTACGCCGGCGCCATCACCAGTTGGAAGGACCTCGGCGGCCCGAACGCTCCCATTAACCTCTACACCCGGGATGAGGCCAGCGGCACTCGGGAGGTCTTTTGGAAAAAGCTTCTTAAAAAAGGTCCCGTAGCGGTCAAGGCCAATGTCGTGCCCTCCAATGGGGCCATGAAAGTTGCCATTGCCCAGGATGTCAACGCCATCGGCTATTTGGGAATCGGCCATGTGGATAAAACGGTAAAGGCGGTGAAGCTTAACGGCGTTGAACCCACCCAGGAAAACGCCAAAAGCAGCGTCTATCCGGTGGTTCGTCAACTCTATATGAATACCAAGGGAGACCCGACCCCGCTGGCCCAGGTCTTTATCGACTTTATTCTGAGCCCCGAAGGCGCTCAGATCAGCCGGAAACACGGTTATATCCCTTTGCAATAG